Proteins from a genomic interval of Equus quagga isolate Etosha38 chromosome 11, UCLA_HA_Equagga_1.0, whole genome shotgun sequence:
- the TEX19 gene encoding testis-expressed protein 19 encodes MCPPVSARHAGEGMSCLHASWLYQLQHGSHLRLCFACFKTAFLDLRDSLESDIWEDEDWDFDLMDLAEAEPPQGASPGSNWGQGQGQPAQGPSAAWGSGSLASAPEESEEVELDYHFVPTELEPQDATPLGLGPEDADWTQGLPWRFGGLPTCLHWPSPPLLWQRFLSLDLHPGEPMVLELGTTRAVDPAEAKAWLGDLQVVSMVGCHDAVYFRKMTPAWAMQASEGCWELLLEPGEVWAVRLQDAAPGQDLHRWKLSILESCSPGQSEELVPADAALLKRGFTILSYSPWTKREVREGEPASGSLSSTQGRDPSTAETRSSGSRGPGESLGPGGAALFPASQPRAPGLRD; translated from the coding sequence ATGTGTCCCCCGGTCAGCGCGCGGCACGCGGGGGAGGGCATGTCCTGCCTGCACGCGTCCTGGCTGTACCAGCTGCAGCACGGCAGCCACCTGAGGCTGTGCTTCGCTTGCTTCAAGACCGCCTTTCTGGACCTGAGGGACTCGCTGGAGTCGGACATCTGGGAGGATGAAGACTGGGACTTTGACCTGATGGACCTCGCCGAGGCGGAACCTCCGCAGGGGGCGTCCCCGGGGTCGAactgggggcagggccaggggcagcCTGCGCAGGGGCCGTCTGCGGCGTGGGGGTCGGGCAGCCTGGCGTCGGCCCCTGAGGAGTCAGAAGAGGTGGAGCTGGACTACCACTTTGTGCCCACCGAGCTGGAGCCTCAGGATGCGACCCCCCTGGGCCTGGGTCCTGAGGATGCTGACTGGACCCAGGGCCTTCCCTGGAGATTCGGGGGCCTCCCTACCTGCTTGCACTGGCCATCGCCCCCTCTTCTGTGGCAGAGATTTCTCAGCCTGGACCTGCACCCCGGGGAGCCCATGGTGTTGGAGCTGGGCACCACCCGGGCCGTGGACCCCGCTGAGGCCAAGGCCTGGTTAGGGGACCTGCAAGTGGTGTCCATGGTGGGCTGCCACGATGCCGTCTACTTCCGGAAGATGACGCCGGCGTGGGCCATGCAGGCCTCGGAGGGGTGCTGGGAGCTGCTGCTGGAGCCGGGCGAGGTGTGGGCGGTGAGGCTCCAAGATGCAGCCCCCGGGCAGGACTTGCACAGGTGGAAGCTGAGCATTCTGGAATCCTGTTCTCCAGGGCAGAGTGAAGAGCTGGTCCCTGCAGACGCAGCCCTGCTTAAGAGGGGGTTCACGATCCTCTCTTACTCACCCTGGACCAAAAGGGAGGTCCGGGAGGGGGAGCCAGCATCTGGGTCTCTGTCCTCCACCCAAGGAAGGGATCCCAGCACCGCTGAGACCCGGAGCAGTGGGTCCAGAGGGCCTGGGGAGAGCCTCGGGCCTGGGGGAGCTGCCCTATTTCCAGCGTCtcagcccagggccccaggactGAGGGACTGA
- the UTS2R gene encoding urotensin-2 receptor produces the protein MALSPEPASRFPELATAGSTVPELPGGPNASLNSSWASPTAPSSLEDLVATGAIGVVLSAMGLVGVAGNVYTLVVMFRFLHASAPMYIYVVNLALADLLYLLSIPFIVATYVTKEWHFGDVGCRILFSLDFLTMHASIFTLTVMSSERYAAVLRPLDTVQRSKGYRKVLALGTWLLALLLALPMMLAIRLVHRGHKSLCLPAWGQHAHRAYLTLLFGTSIVGPGVVIGLLYVRLARAYWLSQRASFTQTRRLPNPRVLYLILGIVLLFWACFLPFWLWQLLSQYRAAQLLTPRTARIVNYLTTCLTYGNSCVNPFLYTLLTKNYRDFRLRSLQARGACGPSGAGSFPQCRVRFQRGSGRSLSSTSQQATETVMLSQAAPRGVCA, from the coding sequence ATGGCACTGAGCCCGGAGCCGGCGAGCAGATTCCCCGAGCTGGCTACAGCAGGCAGCACTGTGCCTGAGCTGCCTGGTGGCCCCAATGCATCCCTCAACAGTTCGTGGGCCAGCCCGACAGCGCCCAGCTCCCTAGAGGACCTGGTGGCCACAGGTGCCATCGGGGTGGTGCTCTCGGCCATGGGCTTGGTGGGCGTGGCAGGCAACGTGTACACGCTGGTGGTTATGTTCCGCTTCCTGCACGCCTCGGCCCCCATGTACATCTACGTGGTCAACCTGGCGCTGGCCGACCTGCTTTACCTGCTCAGCATCCCCTTCATCGTGGCTACTTACGTGACCAAGGAGTGGCACTTTGGCGACGTGGGCTGCCGCATCCTCTTCAGCCTGGACTTCCTGACCATGCACGCCAGCATCTTCACCCTGACCGTCATGAGCAGCGAGCGCTACGCCGCCGTGCTGAGGCCGCTGGACACGGTGCAGCGCTCCAAGGGCTACCGCAAGGTCCTAGCGCTGGGCACGTGGTTGCTGGCGCTGCTGCTGGCACTGCCCATGATGCTGGCCATCCGGCTTGTCCACAGGGGCCACAAGAGCCTCTGCCTGCCGGCCTGGGGCCAGCATGCCCACCGCGCCTACCTGACGCTGCTCTTCGGGACCAGCATTGTGGGGCCCGGCGTGGTCATCGGGCTGCTCTACGTCCGCCTGGCCCGGGCCTACTGGCTGTCTCAGCGGGCCTCCTTCACGCAGACGCGGCGGCTGCCCAACCCCAGGGTGCTCTACCTCATCCTGGGCATCGTGCTGCTCTTCTGGGCCTGCTTCCTGCCCTTCTGGCTGTGGCAGCTCCTGTCCCAGTACCGCGCAGCCCAGCTGCTCACGCCCCGCACCGCCCGCATCGTCAACTACCTGACCACCTGCCTCACCTACGGCAACAGCTGCGTCAACCCCTTCCTCTACACGCTGCTCACCAAGAACTACCGTGACTTCCGCCTGCGCTCGCTCCAGGCCAGGGGCGCCTGTGGGCCCTCGGGCGCCGGCAGCTTCCCACAGTGCCGAGTCCGCTTCCAGCGCGGCTCAGGCCGCTCCTTGTCCTCCACCAGCCAGCAGGCCACCGAGACCGTCATGCTGTCCCAGGCAGCTCCCAGGGGCGTCTGTGCCTGA